One stretch of Tepidibacter hydrothermalis DNA includes these proteins:
- the leuS gene encoding leucine--tRNA ligase, giving the protein MYDFKQIEPYWQKKWEDEKTFEIVENDKPKYYVLEMFPYPSGKIHMGHVRNYSIGDVVARFMKMNGYNVLHPMGWDSFGLPAENAAIKHGIHPDKWTKENIQEMKEQLKLLGLSYDWDREVATCLPDYYKWTQDLFLKFYEKGLAYKKKSFVNWCPSCETVLANEQVVGGECERCDSAVIKKDLEQWYLKITDYAEVLLQDIDKLDGWPEKVKIMQKNWIGKSTGAEADFEIKGSDKKLKIFTTRPDTMYGVTYMVLAPEHEYVEELVKGTEYEEAVKAFKTKIQHMSEIERTSTDTEKEGVFIGQYCINPLNGKEIPIYIANYVMVDYGTGAIMAVPAHDDRDEEFANKYKLDIVPVIDEDSKMINSEEFNGMDSKEAFEKIVQKLEEAKIGKKTINYRLRDWLISRQRYWGCPIPIVYCDDCGAVPVERENLPVKLPTDVEFTGKGQSPLITSESFMNTTCPKCSKPARREMDTMDTFIDSSWYFLRYIDAKNENEAFNKELAQKWMPVDQYIGGVEHAILHLLYSRFFVKVLKDLGMVDFDEPFKNLLTQGMVLKEGAKMSKSKGNVVSPLEIIEKYGADTARLFVLFAAPPERDLDWAEQGVEGCYRFINRVFRLIEELKDCVNAKDELNNLTKEDKQARFVIHSTIKKVTDDISGKFGFNTAISALMELVNEMYKYKENENRKECILKEGIEAIVTIISPFTPHVGEQLWTMIGKEGSVSEISWPKYDETALVKDEIEVVVQINGKVRGKLNLSANVTREEMQEMALADEKIKELIDGKEIVKVIAVPKKLVNIVVK; this is encoded by the coding sequence ATGTATGATTTTAAACAAATAGAACCATATTGGCAAAAAAAATGGGAAGATGAAAAAACTTTTGAAATTGTTGAAAATGATAAACCTAAATACTATGTTTTAGAGATGTTCCCGTATCCATCAGGAAAAATCCATATGGGACACGTTAGAAACTATTCAATAGGAGATGTAGTTGCAAGATTTATGAAAATGAATGGTTATAATGTACTTCATCCTATGGGATGGGATTCTTTTGGATTACCAGCAGAAAATGCAGCTATAAAGCATGGAATTCACCCTGATAAGTGGACAAAAGAAAATATACAAGAAATGAAAGAACAATTAAAACTTTTAGGTCTTAGCTATGATTGGGATAGAGAAGTAGCTACTTGTCTTCCTGATTACTATAAATGGACTCAAGATTTATTCTTAAAGTTCTATGAAAAGGGACTAGCCTATAAGAAAAAATCATTCGTTAACTGGTGCCCATCTTGTGAAACTGTTTTAGCTAATGAACAAGTAGTTGGCGGAGAATGTGAAAGATGTGATTCAGCAGTAATTAAGAAAGATTTAGAACAATGGTACTTAAAGATAACTGATTATGCAGAAGTTCTTTTACAAGACATAGACAAGTTAGATGGATGGCCTGAAAAAGTTAAGATAATGCAAAAGAACTGGATAGGAAAGAGTACTGGAGCAGAAGCTGATTTTGAGATAAAGGGATCTGATAAAAAGTTAAAAATATTTACAACAAGACCTGATACTATGTATGGTGTTACTTACATGGTGTTAGCTCCAGAGCATGAGTATGTTGAAGAACTTGTAAAAGGAACTGAGTATGAAGAAGCTGTTAAAGCTTTTAAAACTAAAATTCAGCATATGAGTGAAATAGAAAGAACTTCTACTGATACTGAAAAAGAAGGTGTATTCATAGGTCAATACTGTATAAATCCTTTAAATGGAAAAGAAATTCCTATTTATATAGCTAATTATGTAATGGTAGATTATGGAACGGGAGCTATAATGGCAGTTCCAGCACATGATGATAGAGATGAAGAATTTGCAAACAAATATAAATTAGATATAGTACCTGTTATAGATGAAGATTCAAAAATGATAAATTCAGAAGAGTTCAATGGAATGGATTCTAAGGAAGCCTTTGAAAAAATAGTTCAAAAACTTGAAGAGGCTAAGATAGGTAAGAAGACTATAAACTACAGATTAAGAGACTGGCTAATATCAAGACAAAGATATTGGGGTTGTCCAATTCCGATAGTTTACTGTGATGATTGTGGAGCGGTTCCTGTTGAAAGAGAAAACCTACCTGTTAAATTACCTACTGATGTTGAGTTTACAGGAAAAGGACAATCTCCTTTAATAACTTCTGAAAGTTTTATGAATACAACATGCCCTAAGTGTTCAAAACCAGCTAGAAGAGAAATGGATACTATGGATACATTCATAGATTCATCTTGGTATTTCTTAAGATATATAGATGCTAAGAATGAAAATGAAGCTTTTAATAAAGAATTAGCACAAAAGTGGATGCCTGTTGATCAATATATAGGAGGAGTAGAGCATGCTATACTTCACCTACTTTATTCAAGATTCTTTGTTAAGGTTTTAAAGGATTTAGGAATGGTAGACTTTGATGAGCCATTTAAAAATTTATTAACTCAGGGAATGGTATTAAAAGAAGGAGCTAAAATGTCAAAATCTAAAGGTAATGTAGTTAGTCCTTTAGAGATAATTGAAAAATATGGAGCAGATACTGCTAGATTATTTGTACTATTCGCTGCACCTCCTGAGAGGGATTTAGATTGGGCTGAACAAGGTGTAGAGGGATGTTACAGATTTATAAACAGAGTATTTAGATTGATAGAAGAACTTAAGGATTGTGTAAATGCAAAGGATGAGCTTAATAATTTAACAAAAGAAGACAAGCAAGCTAGATTTGTTATACATTCTACAATCAAAAAAGTTACTGACGATATATCTGGTAAATTTGGATTTAACACTGCAATATCAGCTCTTATGGAACTTGTAAATGAAATGTACAAGTATAAAGAAAATGAAAATAGAAAAGAGTGTATATTAAAGGAAGGTATAGAAGCTATAGTTACTATAATTTCACCATTCACACCACATGTTGGAGAGCAACTATGGACTATGATAGGAAAAGAAGGTAGTGTATCAGAAATATCATGGCCTAAGTATGATGAAACTGCTCTTGTTAAGGATGAGATAGAAGTTGTAGTTCAAATTAATGGTAAGGTTAGAGGTAAGTTAAACTTAAGTGCTAATGTTACAAGAGAAGAAATGCAAGAAATGGCATTAGCAGATGAAAAAATAAAAGAACTTATTGATGGTAAAGAAATAGTTAAAGTTATAGCTGTTCCTAAAAAATTAGTTAATATAGTTGTTAAATAA
- the sdaAA gene encoding L-serine ammonia-lyase, iron-sulfur-dependent, subunit alpha, which produces MNFTNGKELLDICEQQNKTIYEVCIEREIDLTSKTREEIIERMSRSLEIMKNSINKSLTEDIKSVGGLIGGEAKLIKNRLETGKTVCGSLMSRAISAAMGVLEVNASMGLIVAAPTAGSCGILPAAIITVAQEYDLSDEDMINAIFAGAAIGAIITRNATVAGAEGGCQAETGAAAAMAAAGVVEMMGGSPRQAIHAAATTLKNIMGLVCDPIAGLVEAPCQKRNAIGVANALISAEMGLAGVESIIPFDEVVEAMYKVGKALPMELRETALGGVASTCTGCAITKKVFG; this is translated from the coding sequence ATGAATTTTACTAATGGTAAAGAATTATTAGATATATGTGAGCAACAAAATAAAACTATATATGAAGTTTGTATAGAAAGAGAAATAGATTTGACTTCAAAAACTAGAGAAGAAATAATAGAAAGAATGTCTCGTAGTTTAGAAATAATGAAAAACTCTATTAATAAGAGTTTAACAGAAGATATAAAGTCGGTTGGAGGACTTATAGGCGGAGAAGCAAAGCTTATAAAAAATAGATTAGAAACTGGAAAAACAGTATGTGGATCATTAATGTCAAGAGCTATAAGTGCTGCTATGGGAGTTTTAGAAGTTAATGCTTCTATGGGTCTTATCGTTGCAGCTCCAACAGCAGGATCTTGTGGAATACTTCCAGCTGCTATAATAACAGTTGCTCAGGAATATGATCTAAGTGATGAAGATATGATAAATGCAATATTTGCTGGAGCTGCTATAGGAGCTATAATAACAAGAAATGCTACCGTTGCAGGAGCAGAGGGTGGATGTCAGGCTGAAACTGGTGCAGCAGCAGCTATGGCGGCAGCTGGTGTAGTTGAGATGATGGGAGGTAGCCCAAGACAAGCTATACATGCAGCAGCTACTACATTAAAGAATATAATGGGACTTGTATGTGATCCAATAGCTGGACTTGTAGAGGCTCCATGTCAAAAGAGAAATGCAATAGGGGTTGCAAATGCATTAATATCAGCTGAAATGGGACTTGCTGGAGTTGAAAGTATAATACCATTTGATGAGGTTGTAGAAGCTATGTATAAGGTAGGAAAAGCTCTTCCTATGGAACTTAGAGAAACAGCTTTAGGTGGTGTAGCATCTACTTGTACAGGATGCGCTATAACTAAGAAAGTATTTGGATAA
- a CDS encoding D-alanyl-D-alanine carboxypeptidase family protein has translation MKKIISLVLAIFLISSSFITSFANEKPSVLGESAILMDYDTGKILYGKNIHKKMYPASTTKIMTALLTLENCDLNEVVTIDYDLGNIGGSSIYIKQGESFTVETLLRALLIKSANDAAVVLANHISGSTEEFAKLMNKKAKELKTKNTHFNNPNGLPDENHYTSSYDLALIAREAMKYDRFREIVKSKYIKIAATEQYPYDRVFKSTNKFLWGVRGGNTIEYKGSIVDIKYDLVDGIKTGYTDVARKCLVSSGQKDGFRLISVVLKSEGNEVYKDSRTLLDYGFDNYTEHNIINKDAEIGSKKISFTKEKILKYKAEENFNIVTKKDDNIDNIKTKIILKEPLEIPIKKGDYVGKVQISRNNKVISSVKLVASEDVNSIFFNVDINKILRILWFGLKIILSILFVVFSIMLLIRFINKRKK, from the coding sequence ATGAAAAAAATCATATCATTAGTTCTAGCAATATTTTTAATATCATCTTCCTTTATAACTTCTTTTGCAAATGAAAAACCTAGTGTTCTGGGGGAATCAGCAATTTTAATGGATTATGATACAGGAAAAATTTTGTACGGTAAAAATATACATAAAAAAATGTATCCAGCTTCAACAACAAAGATTATGACAGCTCTTTTAACTCTTGAAAATTGTGATCTAAATGAAGTAGTAACAATAGATTATGATTTAGGAAATATAGGTGGTAGTAGCATTTATATTAAGCAAGGAGAATCATTTACAGTAGAGACACTTTTAAGAGCTCTTCTTATTAAATCTGCAAATGATGCAGCTGTAGTTTTAGCTAATCACATTTCAGGTTCTACAGAAGAATTTGCAAAACTTATGAACAAAAAAGCTAAAGAACTAAAAACAAAAAACACTCATTTTAACAACCCTAATGGGCTTCCAGATGAGAATCACTACACAAGTTCATACGATTTAGCTTTAATAGCAAGAGAAGCTATGAAATATGATAGGTTTAGAGAAATAGTTAAATCTAAATATATTAAAATCGCCGCAACTGAGCAATATCCATATGACAGAGTTTTCAAGAGTACAAATAAGTTTTTATGGGGTGTTAGAGGTGGTAATACAATAGAGTATAAAGGATCTATTGTAGATATAAAGTATGATTTGGTAGATGGAATAAAGACAGGATATACAGATGTTGCAAGAAAATGCTTAGTATCTAGTGGACAAAAAGATGGATTTAGATTAATTTCAGTCGTATTAAAATCAGAAGGAAATGAAGTCTATAAAGATTCTAGAACTCTATTAGATTATGGCTTTGACAATTATACAGAGCACAATATTATAAACAAAGATGCGGAAATAGGAAGTAAAAAAATATCATTTACTAAAGAAAAAATTCTAAAATACAAAGCGGAAGAAAATTTCAATATAGTTACTAAAAAAGACGACAATATAGATAATATAAAAACCAAAATAATATTAAAAGAACCTCTTGAAATACCTATAAAAAAAGGTGATTATGTAGGTAAAGTACAAATTTCAAGAAATAACAAAGTAATATCTTCTGTTAAATTAGTTGCCTCAGAAGACGTAAACTCTATATTCTTCAATGTAGATATAAATAAAATATTAAGAATACTATGGTTTGGATTAAAAATAATACTATCAATCTTATTTGTAGTTTTCTCTATAATGCTTTTAATAAGATTCATAAATAAAAGAAAAAAATAA
- the ilvA gene encoding threonine ammonia-lyase: protein MAKVTLEDVKKAREAISGIAVKTKLLECSALSKMSNNRVFLKLENLQKTGSFKIRGAVNKIANLTEEEKKCGVIASSAGNHAQGVALGAKMNGIKATIAMPATAPLAKVSATKSYGAEVVLNGLVYDDAYAKAVEIQKETGATFLHPFNDPYVIAGQGTIALEIFEDLENVDIILAPIGGGGIISGIAVAAKALNPNVKIIGVQSENIGSMKASREAGKVTTFFKAPTIADGIAVKTPGDLTFEIIEEFVDEIVTVTEEEIAQAILFLTEKDKIVAEGAGAVCTAAIMSGKVKETNKNVVGVISGGNIDVNMLYRIIDKGLEKEGRRLCFNTMLPDKCGEMLKFINLIAETKANILHINQSRMGNEVILGTQEVDIVLETFDKEHIAQIISKVEENGYEVKVKNK from the coding sequence ATGGCAAAAGTTACTTTAGAAGATGTTAAAAAAGCAAGAGAAGCAATTAGTGGTATAGCAGTTAAAACTAAATTACTAGAATGTTCAGCTCTTAGCAAGATGAGCAATAATAGAGTATTTTTAAAATTAGAAAACTTACAAAAAACAGGATCTTTCAAAATAAGAGGAGCTGTTAATAAAATAGCTAACTTAACTGAAGAAGAAAAGAAATGTGGAGTTATAGCATCAAGTGCAGGAAACCATGCACAAGGAGTTGCTTTAGGAGCTAAAATGAACGGTATCAAAGCTACTATAGCTATGCCTGCTACTGCACCACTTGCAAAAGTATCTGCTACTAAGTCTTATGGAGCAGAAGTTGTATTAAACGGACTTGTATATGATGATGCTTATGCAAAGGCTGTAGAAATACAAAAGGAAACAGGAGCTACATTCCTTCACCCATTCAATGATCCATATGTTATAGCAGGACAAGGTACTATAGCACTTGAAATATTTGAAGATCTTGAAAACGTTGACATAATATTAGCACCAATTGGTGGTGGCGGTATAATATCTGGTATTGCTGTTGCCGCAAAAGCATTAAATCCAAATGTTAAAATAATAGGTGTTCAATCAGAAAACATAGGTTCTATGAAGGCATCAAGAGAAGCTGGAAAGGTTACAACATTCTTTAAAGCTCCAACAATAGCTGATGGAATAGCTGTAAAAACTCCTGGAGATTTAACTTTTGAAATAATAGAAGAGTTTGTAGATGAAATAGTAACTGTAACTGAAGAAGAAATAGCTCAAGCAATTCTTTTCTTAACAGAAAAAGATAAGATAGTAGCAGAAGGTGCTGGTGCTGTTTGTACAGCTGCTATAATGAGTGGAAAAGTAAAAGAAACTAACAAGAATGTAGTAGGAGTAATTTCTGGTGGAAACATAGATGTAAATATGCTTTACAGAATAATAGATAAAGGTTTAGAAAAAGAAGGAAGAAGATTATGCTTTAACACTATGCTTCCAGATAAGTGTGGAGAAATGTTAAAGTTCATAAACTTAATAGCTGAAACTAAGGCTAATATACTTCATATAAACCAAAGTAGAATGGGTAATGAAGTTATATTAGGAACTCAAGAAGTAGATATAGTTCTTGAAACTTTTGATAAAGAGCATATAGCTCAGATAATATCTAAGGTTGAAGAAAATGGATACGAAGTAAAAGTTAAAAATAAATAA
- a CDS encoding IS3 family transposase, producing the protein MSKITFSKDNIERLNKNPYVKRVSEKSITYSDEFKIMFIEEYLRGSTPRTIFIDAGFDVEILGVKRYEQAAARWIKAYKKDGIIGLSDTRRVNSGRPSNAPVSKDDIISKQEAKIKLLEEQLELLKKLDVTERRLVNNCVNLTNNEVYELILKTVSKKDYSGTVSYCCSILGVSRSGYYHYLKTAPSRTIRENEDLKARDIILKAYNYRGYKKGSRSIKMTLENEFGIIYSRKKIQRIMRKYSIVCPIRKANPYRRIAKATKEHRVVPNLLQRNFKQGIPGKVLLTDITYIPYGINKMAYLSAIKDSSSNDILAYHVSDRITLDIATITIKKLVNTHKADLHDEAFIHSDQGVHYTSPKFQKLLKSHNLGQSMSRRGNCWDNAPQESFFGHMKDEVDFKTCSTLEEVINKVDNYMDYYNNYRCQWGLKKMTPKQFRNHLLNAA; encoded by the coding sequence ATGAGTAAAATTACATTTTCAAAAGACAATATTGAAAGATTAAATAAGAACCCTTATGTAAAGCGCGTTAGCGAGAAGTCAATAACATACTCTGACGAGTTTAAAATAATGTTTATTGAGGAGTATTTAAGAGGAAGCACACCACGAACTATTTTCATTGATGCTGGATTTGACGTTGAAATACTTGGTGTCAAGCGCTATGAACAGGCGGCAGCCAGATGGATAAAAGCGTACAAGAAAGATGGAATTATAGGATTAAGTGATACTAGAAGAGTGAATTCAGGCAGACCAAGTAATGCTCCAGTTTCAAAGGACGATATTATTAGCAAACAAGAAGCTAAAATAAAACTGCTTGAGGAACAATTAGAATTGCTAAAAAAGCTCGACGTGACAGAAAGGAGGCTGGTAAACAACTGCGTAAATCTAACAAATAATGAAGTATATGAGTTAATTTTAAAGACTGTGTCTAAAAAAGATTATTCAGGCACAGTTTCTTATTGCTGCTCAATTTTAGGGGTTTCACGTTCAGGTTATTATCATTATTTAAAGACAGCACCTTCTAGAACTATAAGGGAGAATGAAGATTTAAAAGCTAGAGATATTATATTAAAGGCTTATAATTATAGAGGTTATAAGAAAGGTTCTAGATCAATTAAAATGACACTAGAAAATGAGTTTGGTATTATATACAGTAGAAAAAAAATCCAAAGGATTATGCGAAAATACAGTATAGTATGTCCTATAAGAAAAGCCAATCCGTATAGAAGAATAGCCAAAGCGACAAAAGAACATAGAGTAGTACCTAATCTGCTACAGAGAAATTTCAAACAGGGTATTCCTGGCAAGGTGCTACTTACTGATATCACATACATCCCTTACGGGATAAATAAAATGGCATATTTATCAGCTATCAAAGATAGCTCTAGTAACGATATTCTAGCATATCATGTATCTGATCGAATTACTTTAGATATAGCTACAATTACAATTAAAAAATTAGTTAATACACATAAAGCTGATTTACATGATGAAGCTTTTATCCATTCTGACCAAGGGGTCCACTATACAAGCCCTAAATTCCAAAAATTACTAAAAAGCCATAATCTAGGACAATCCATGTCTAGACGTGGTAACTGCTGGGATAATGCACCTCAAGAATCCTTCTTTGGTCATATGAAGGATGAAGTAGATTTCAAAACATGTTCTACACTTGAAGAAGTAATTAATAAAGTTGATAATTACATGGATTACTATAATAATTATAGATGTCAATGGGGATTAAAAAAGATGACTCCTAAACAATTTAGAAATCATCTTTTGAATGCAGCTTAA
- a CDS encoding helix-hairpin-helix domain-containing protein — protein sequence MNFNKRSLIVFVSILLIVIISMFATNKINFGKTEYVVSPKEDKYIDNEESDSREEISLEGEDIDVENENSEIVVFISGEVSTCGVVKMGSNSRLVDAVEKLGGLTQNADMNRVNLAIKVEDGAHYIIPSVYNDESQVIDNEVNSNDSEECLKQDSYNNSNSRQSTSSKIDINKASSSELKSLTGIGDVTASKIIEYRSQNGKFKTIDEIRMVKGIGEKKFESIKNDIKVN from the coding sequence ATGAATTTTAATAAAAGAAGCTTAATTGTATTTGTTAGTATATTATTGATTGTTATTATAAGTATGTTTGCAACTAATAAAATAAATTTTGGGAAAACTGAATATGTTGTAAGTCCTAAAGAAGATAAGTATATTGATAACGAAGAAAGTGATAGTAGGGAAGAAATAAGTTTAGAGGGTGAAGATATAGATGTTGAAAATGAAAATTCTGAGATTGTGGTATTTATAAGTGGAGAGGTAAGTACTTGTGGAGTTGTGAAAATGGGATCTAATTCAAGGCTTGTAGATGCAGTTGAAAAACTTGGTGGTCTTACCCAAAATGCAGACATGAATAGAGTTAATTTAGCTATAAAAGTAGAAGATGGTGCTCATTATATAATTCCGAGTGTCTATAATGATGAAAGTCAAGTAATTGATAATGAAGTAAACAGTAATGATAGTGAAGAATGTTTAAAGCAGGATAGTTATAATAATTCTAATTCAAGGCAAAGTACCTCGTCTAAAATAGATATAAATAAAGCGAGTTCTAGTGAACTTAAATCTTTAACGGGAATTGGAGATGTTACAGCTTCAAAGATTATAGAATATAGAAGTCAAAATGGAAAATTTAAAACTATAGATGAGATAAGAATGGTAAAAGGAATAGGTGAAAAAAAGTTTGAATCGATAAAAAATGATATAAAAGTAAATTAA
- a CDS encoding RidA family protein, producing the protein MNNQIIHTDNAPKAIGPYSQAVKAGNLLFVSGQVPFDPATMEVVEGGVKEQTARSLKNVKAILEEAGATFADVVKSTVFIKDMNEFGQINEVYAEYFGDNKPARACVEVARLPRDVKVEIEVIAVVK; encoded by the coding sequence ATGAACAATCAAATAATACACACAGATAATGCACCAAAAGCTATAGGACCATATTCTCAAGCAGTAAAGGCTGGAAACTTATTATTCGTATCTGGACAAGTTCCATTTGACCCAGCTACTATGGAAGTAGTTGAAGGTGGAGTTAAAGAGCAAACTGCTAGATCATTAAAAAATGTAAAAGCTATATTAGAAGAAGCAGGAGCTACTTTTGCAGACGTAGTAAAGAGTACTGTATTCATTAAAGATATGAATGAGTTCGGACAAATCAACGAAGTATACGCTGAGTACTTCGGAGATAACAAGCCAGCTAGAGCTTGTGTAGAAGTTGCTAGACTTCCAAGAGACGTTAAAGTTGAAATCGAAGTTATAGCAGTTGTAAAATAA
- the sdaAB gene encoding L-serine ammonia-lyase, iron-sulfur-dependent subunit beta, whose product MKDYSVFDVVGPNMIGPSSSHTAGAAKLGSMARKMAGGNVKKVKFLLHGSFAQTYKGHGTDKALVGGILGFSPDDDRIKTSFDIAKERGVEFEMIPTDLGDDKHPNTVKFIIETEDNRKVEVMGASIGGGNIKITELNGLAIQFTGAYPTLVVKQWDLPGAAAHITNCVAKNNINIAFMSIYREEKGNEAFTIIEADDIINSNVIIDIKSNNKLIQDAIIIEGM is encoded by the coding sequence ATGAAAGACTATAGTGTTTTTGATGTAGTAGGGCCTAATATGATTGGACCTTCAAGTTCTCATACAGCAGGTGCTGCGAAGTTAGGGAGTATGGCAAGAAAAATGGCAGGGGGAAATGTTAAAAAGGTAAAGTTTTTACTTCATGGATCTTTTGCTCAAACTTATAAAGGTCACGGTACGGATAAGGCTCTTGTAGGAGGAATATTAGGATTTTCTCCTGATGATGACAGAATAAAAACATCTTTTGATATAGCTAAAGAAAGAGGAGTAGAGTTTGAAATGATTCCAACAGATTTAGGAGACGATAAGCATCCTAATACTGTTAAGTTTATAATCGAGACAGAGGATAATAGAAAAGTAGAGGTTATGGGAGCTTCAATCGGAGGCGGAAATATAAAAATAACTGAATTAAATGGATTAGCTATACAGTTTACAGGTGCATATCCAACTTTAGTAGTTAAACAATGGGATTTACCGGGAGCTGCAGCCCATATAACTAATTGTGTTGCTAAGAATAATATTAATATAGCGTTTATGAGTATATATAGAGAAGAAAAAGGAAATGAAGCATTTACTATAATAGAAGCAGATGACATAATAAATTCTAATGTAATAATTGATATAAAATCTAATAATAAGTTAATACAGGATGCAATTATAATAGAAGGAATGTAA
- the selD gene encoding selenide, water dikinase SelD, with protein MENKIRLTQMTTSAGUAAKIGPEDLAKALSNLPKIESDKLIVGLDTADDAAVYKLNEEMALIQTLDFFTPVVDDPYLFGQIAATNSLSDIYAMGGKPTVAMNIVCFPSCKDMGILGEILKGGFDKVKEAGALLVGGHTVDDKEPKYGLSVSGLVHPDKVLSNAGAKPGDVLVITKPIGTGIINTAIKADMVDKSVEDEAIRVMTHLNKYAAIAFDDVDVNSVTDITGFGLLGHTLEMAKASDVCIEIDSREVPIIDSAIDFAKMGIIPEGMYKNMSYISGDVESEGVQQHIMDILYDPQTSGGLLVSVEKEKADELIKKMIENKSIEAKIIGSVVKKEGKYIKVK; from the coding sequence ATGGAAAATAAAATAAGATTAACTCAGATGACGACTTCTGCAGGATGAGCCGCAAAAATTGGGCCAGAGGATCTGGCTAAAGCTCTTAGTAATCTGCCGAAAATAGAAAGTGATAAGCTTATTGTTGGTCTTGATACAGCAGATGATGCTGCTGTTTATAAATTAAATGAAGAAATGGCATTGATACAGACTTTAGACTTTTTTACACCTGTTGTAGATGACCCTTATTTATTCGGTCAAATAGCAGCTACAAATTCATTATCTGATATATATGCAATGGGAGGAAAACCTACAGTTGCTATGAATATAGTGTGTTTTCCATCTTGTAAAGATATGGGAATACTTGGTGAAATATTAAAGGGTGGATTTGATAAAGTCAAGGAAGCTGGTGCTTTGTTGGTGGGAGGACATACGGTTGATGATAAAGAACCTAAATATGGTCTTTCTGTATCTGGACTTGTACATCCTGATAAGGTTTTATCTAATGCAGGGGCTAAGCCTGGAGATGTGCTAGTGATAACAAAGCCTATAGGAACAGGGATAATAAATACAGCTATAAAAGCTGATATGGTAGATAAGTCTGTGGAAGATGAAGCAATTAGAGTTATGACTCACTTGAATAAGTATGCAGCTATTGCATTTGATGATGTAGATGTAAACTCAGTAACAGATATAACAGGGTTTGGACTTTTAGGACATACTCTTGAAATGGCAAAAGCATCTGATGTCTGTATTGAAATTGATTCTAGAGAAGTTCCTATAATAGATTCTGCAATTGATTTTGCAAAGATGGGTATAATTCCTGAGGGAATGTATAAAAATATGAGCTATATATCTGGTGATGTAGAAAGCGAAGGTGTTCAGCAGCATATAATGGATATTTTATACGACCCACAGACATCTGGAGGATTGTTAGTTTCAGTTGAAAAAGAAAAAGCAGATGAATTGATAAAGAAAATGATAGAGAATAAGTCTATAGAAGCTAAAATAATAGGAAGTGTAGTTAAAAAAGAAGGTAAATATATAAAAGTTAAGTAA